One segment of Zonotrichia albicollis isolate bZonAlb1 chromosome 4, bZonAlb1.hap1, whole genome shotgun sequence DNA contains the following:
- the LMOD2 gene encoding leiomodin-2, whose amino-acid sequence MSTFGYRRELSKYEDIDEDELLASLTEEELKELERELEDIEPDRNLPVGQRQKSLTEKTPTGTFSREALMAYWERETKKLLEKERLGACEKDSEQEEDNSEELQEECFTESNSEVSEEAYTEEDDEEEDEEENEDESDDEDEEVQNAAAGRRSDHGRHKKCNGAKDNESFLNGHDGKDSDNRSSKSSAIHPCGNPTVIEDALEKVRSNDPDTTEVNLNNIENITSQMLIQFSQALRDNTMVKSFSLANTHADDNVAIAIAGMLKVNQHITSLNIESNFITGKGVLAIMRALQHNKVLTELRFHNQRHIMGSQVEMDIVKLLKENTTLVKLGYHFDLAGPRMSMTSILTRNMDKQRQKRMQEQRQQESGCDGAIYPKTKVLQKGTPRSSPYVSPKSSPWSSPKLPKKALPVKCQPSAPAPPPPLPPSPPPPPPPPPPPLLPEKKAPTRNIAEVIKQQESSKKALHNGQKKKKGKKTRKHENNILKEIKDSLKSISDRKSEEGSRPSTRPSTPQRSLHDNLMEAIRASSIKQLRRVEVPEALR is encoded by the exons ATGTCTACCTTTGGGTACAGAAGAGAGCTCAGTAAATATGAAGACATTGATGAAGATGAGCTCCTCGCCTCTCTCACTGAAGAGGAGCTCAAGGAGCTGGAGCGGGAGCTGGAGGACATAGAGCCCGACCGTAACCTCCCAGTGGGACAGCGTCAGAAGAGCCtgacggagaaaaccccaacaGGGACTTTCAGCAGGGAGGCACTGATGGCCTACTGGGAGAGGGAGACCAAGAAACTCCTGGAAAAAGAGAGGTTGGGTGCATGCGAGAAG GATTCTGAGCAAGAAGAGGACAATTCAGAAGAACTTCAAGAAGAATGCTTCACAGAAAGCAATAGTGAAGTGTCTGAGGAGGCATATACTGAAGAGGATGAtgaagaagaagatgaagaggaaaatgaagatgagagtgatgatgaggatgaggaagtGCAAAATGCTGCAGCTGGCAGGCGTTCTGACCATGGCAGACACAAAAAGTGTAATGGTGCAAAGGACAATGAAAGCTTCCTCAATGGCCATGATGGAAAAGACAGTGATAATCGGAGCTCAAAAAGCAGTGCCATCCACCCTTGTGGAAATCCAACAGTTATTGAAGATGCTTTGGAAAAAGTTAGGAGCAACGACCCTGACACCACAGAGGTCAATCTGAACAACATTGAAAACATCACTTCACAGATGCTTATACAATTTTCTCAAGCCCTGAGGGACAACACAATGGTAAAGTCATTCAGCTTGGCTAACACCCATGCTGATGACAACGTGGCAATAGCTATTGCTGGTATGTTAAAGGTTAATCAGCATATTACTAGTCTGAATATTGAGTCAAATTTTATCACAGGCAAAGGCGTGCTGGCCATcatgagagctctgcagcacaacAAGGTTCTAACAGAACTGCGCTTCCACAATCAAAGGCACATCATGGGCAGCCAGGTGGAAATGGACATAGTCAAACTGCTGAAAGAGAACACCACTCTGGTAAAGCTGGGCTACCACTTTGACCTTGCTGGCCCAAGAATGAGCATGACAAGCATCCTGACAAGAAATATGGACAAACAAAGGCAAAAGCGTATGCAGGAGCAGCGGCAGCAGGAGTCAGGCTGTGACGGAGCTATCTATCCAAAGACCAAAGTTCTGCAGAAGGGGACACCTCGGTCCTCACCATACGTGTCGCCTAAAAGCTCACCATGGTCTTCCCCAAAGCTCCCTAAGAAAGCACTGCCAGTGAAATGCCAGCCTTCAGCACCTGCACCCCcacctccccttcccccttcgcccccacctccccctcctcctccccctcctccgcTTCTGCCAGAGAAGAAGGCACCTACCAGGAATATAGCTGAAGTCATCAAACAGCAAGAAAGCTCAAAAAAAGCCTTACATAAtggacagaaaaagaaaaagggcaaaaaaaccagaaaacatgAGAACAACATattgaaagaaattaaagattCTTTAAAATCAATCTCAGACAGAAAATCAGAGGAAGGCTCACGACCCTCCACCCGGCCATCCACCCCACAAAGGTCTCTCCACGACAACCTTATGGAAGCAATTCGGGCAAGCAGCATAAAGCAATTAAGGCGG GTGGAGGTACCAGAAGCCCTTCGGTGA